The Phycisphaerae bacterium RAS1 genome includes a region encoding these proteins:
- a CDS encoding Vitamin K epoxide reductase family protein, with the protein MDYTPASPTDSVTPAASAPVSRSPIAHAAVGSGYRVVLATAGSLLIAALCICGALVSAVLLRDDLDVFAGGIAQGLFCGGVGLFDCHAVAAHESAWFLGFPLAAWGLFFYIVMTGLSICGLVLRGPDQKAALAIMTILAALAVALDVYLAWVMLARIKVICLNCAATYGVNVALLLLCRLRERAIGGAIRWRHMLPSPRKLLGKDLAEYYGETLKTGVLLLTLAATGFAFYTVTVPVRELAEHGLREVKLLALRLKEGEPDVDMGRFADQPAIGPLEAPIYIAVAGDFQCPYCRSIANLLEELRVAHPTKLRLIFVQSPISKTCNPAIEEDTHPDACWLAALGACAHREGRFWPLHHWLFDELALADVTRESVTRRLAGAGFDAAMIACADSADARAAVAADVALCRELGLTATPSLVINGFVKRGGYFPWMLRQIITKHMIQDGLGCEWKHFVGPPVPAPR; encoded by the coding sequence ATGGACTACACACCCGCTTCGCCCACCGATTCAGTGACTCCCGCCGCGTCCGCGCCGGTGAGCCGCTCTCCGATTGCACACGCGGCCGTTGGTTCAGGGTATCGGGTCGTACTTGCCACGGCCGGATCGCTCCTCATTGCCGCGCTGTGCATCTGCGGCGCGCTCGTCAGCGCGGTGCTGCTGCGCGACGACCTGGATGTGTTCGCGGGCGGGATTGCACAGGGGTTGTTCTGCGGCGGGGTCGGCTTGTTCGACTGCCACGCTGTCGCCGCCCACGAATCGGCGTGGTTTCTCGGATTCCCGCTGGCCGCGTGGGGGCTGTTTTTTTACATCGTGATGACGGGCCTCTCGATCTGCGGATTGGTGCTGCGCGGGCCGGACCAGAAAGCCGCGCTGGCGATCATGACGATTCTCGCGGCCCTGGCGGTCGCGCTCGACGTCTACCTGGCCTGGGTCATGCTGGCGCGAATCAAGGTCATCTGCCTCAACTGCGCCGCGACGTACGGCGTAAACGTCGCGCTGCTGCTGCTCTGCCGGCTTCGCGAGCGCGCCATCGGCGGCGCCATCCGCTGGCGACACATGCTGCCGTCGCCGCGCAAGCTGCTGGGCAAAGATCTGGCGGAGTACTACGGCGAGACCCTGAAGACGGGGGTGCTGCTCCTGACACTTGCGGCGACCGGTTTCGCGTTCTACACGGTGACGGTGCCGGTGCGCGAGCTGGCCGAGCATGGACTCCGCGAGGTCAAGTTGTTAGCGTTGCGCCTGAAGGAAGGGGAGCCGGACGTCGACATGGGACGCTTCGCCGATCAGCCGGCGATTGGACCGCTGGAGGCGCCCATCTACATCGCGGTGGCCGGCGATTTTCAGTGCCCCTACTGCCGCTCCATCGCCAATCTGCTCGAAGAGCTGCGCGTCGCCCATCCGACCAAGCTGCGGCTGATCTTCGTTCAGTCGCCCATCAGCAAGACGTGCAACCCGGCGATCGAGGAGGACACTCATCCGGACGCCTGCTGGCTGGCGGCGCTGGGCGCCTGCGCGCATCGCGAGGGGCGCTTCTGGCCGCTGCATCACTGGTTATTTGACGAGCTGGCGCTCGCGGACGTGACGCGCGAAAGCGTCACGCGGCGGCTGGCGGGGGCCGGGTTTGACGCGGCGATGATCGCGTGCGCCGATTCGGCAGATGCGCGTGCCGCGGTCGCGGCCGACGTGGCGCTCTGCCGTGAGCTGGGACTGACGGCGACGCCGTCGCTGGTGATCAACGGTTTCGTGAAGCGCGGCGGGTATTTCCCGTGGATGCTCCGGCAGATCATCACCAAACACATGATTCAGGACGGGCTGGGCTGCGAGTGGAAGCACTTTGTCGGGCCGCCGGTTCCGGCGCCGCGGTAG
- the lnt_2 gene encoding Apolipoprotein N-acyltransferase: MVVAALCGSAFIALFARFSPTCAPLAWIAAAPLFAAIYRFRPLAAAGAGCVWGGCFAAMLSAIYFDGPREAGMRFGVTAGLLAAYAGGAAALRRQLGFAPLLLAVLWACLELALSMTTAQVPGGVLSVGTHGGGLLTSTGHLLGYVIVACLVAYINAGFVRVLDAATERLAAPAGRTVRSAPAAPAALLAVDDFVLRLWSRLRPLLPRGPPRGAVIASRVFCS, encoded by the coding sequence TTGGTCGTCGCCGCGCTGTGCGGCAGCGCGTTCATCGCGCTGTTTGCCCGCTTCTCGCCCACCTGTGCGCCGCTGGCCTGGATTGCCGCGGCCCCGCTGTTCGCCGCGATTTACCGGTTCCGGCCGCTGGCGGCGGCGGGGGCCGGGTGTGTGTGGGGCGGCTGCTTTGCAGCGATGCTCAGCGCGATTTACTTCGACGGGCCGCGTGAGGCGGGGATGCGCTTCGGGGTCACGGCGGGGCTGCTGGCCGCGTATGCCGGCGGGGCGGCGGCGCTGCGACGGCAGTTGGGCTTCGCGCCGCTGCTGCTGGCCGTGCTATGGGCCTGCCTTGAACTTGCGCTGAGCATGACGACCGCGCAGGTTCCCGGCGGCGTGCTGAGCGTCGGCACTCACGGCGGCGGGCTACTCACGTCCACCGGGCATTTGCTGGGCTACGTCATCGTCGCCTGCCTGGTGGCCTACATCAACGCCGGTTTTGTGCGGGTTTTGGATGCCGCGACGGAGCGCCTCGCCGCCCCGGCAGGGAGAACCGTTCGATCCGCCCCGGCGGCGCCTGCGGCGCTGCTGGCGGTCGATGATTTCGTGCTTCGCTTGTGGTCGCGTCTGCGGCCGCTGCTTCCTCGCGGTCCCCCGCGCGGCGCTGTCATTGCATCGCGCGTATTCTGTTCTTGA